TGCGTGGGGAAACTCGAAAGCGCCGTTCGATCTTGGGTACTGTATTCCGGGTGAGCATCCAGCAGCAGCGAGCTGAGTTGCACCGTCTTTTGCCCGCGAACGGGATCAACTTCACGCTCTAGCAGCGTCTTGAGGAAGCGATATTCGTAACGCGGTGTTCCTTCGATGAGCAGCACGCGCAGCGTCCGCGATTCCATCACCGTAATCGCCCGTTCGAGCCGATTATTGAGCAGATCGCGCTCCTCGGTCTGCACCGGAATTCGCAGTTCAAATTGTTTGTCACCCGTCTCGGTGGGCGCGTGAATCAATCGGATTCGCACGGGTTTCCCGCCAAGTTCCGGCTGCACCATCTCCCGCGAGCGTTCGATCCACTGGTCGCCCTGCTTCTCGGACAAGATGACCGGAATCCGCTCCAATTTCCCGGATGGCGGTGTTCCGGTAACGGTCAAGCGAGCCTCGAATACCAATCGATCATTGACATTGACCACTTCTTCGACTTGCAGATCGCTCAACGCCACATCGAACGGTTGGCGATCATCACCGAGTCCCACAAAAAATAACGGCACGCCCATTCGGGAAGCGAGTTTGCCCACCATCCGCAAATCATCGGGCGAAGCCGTCGCCGAACCTCCCGCAGTCGAAATTCCGTCGGTGAACACAACCGCCGCAGTTAGACTCGCCCCACGAAACGATTTCAGAATTGTCGTTAACCCTTCACCCAGTTGACTGGCAGTGCCGGTCGGGGTGAGCTGTGAGATTTCGGCTTGCAGGGGTGCCAGTGCGGATTCTTCGCTGGCTTGCCCCAATCGAACGGCCTGCTCGGACAATCGATAGATGTGCAATTTCACCCGGCGATCGCGGATCAGCCGCGCCAATTCGCTTGGCCCACCTTCGGCTACAATCGCCTGGGCGAGCTGCAAGCGGTTCAGTTGCGAGGCTTGCGTTCCGGGAATCAGACTGGCCAGCCGATCCCGCATCGGCACGGCGACGGTCGGATCCACCGTGCCCATACTGCGCGAATCGTCAATCACCACAACCAATTCCGGCAATCCCTCCCGCTCCAGCAGTAGCCGCAATTGGGGAAGCAAAATGCTGAGAATCACGGCCACAAGGCTCAGCCGAAGCATCGCCAGCAAGACCATGCTGCCGCGACGAAATCGCCCAGGCAAGCGCCGCAATCCGAAGTCCAACCCGTACAGCAACCCAATGAGTCCGCACAATCCAACGGTGAAGCTAATGAGAATCCAGCGTTCCGTGGTCGGAGTCGGGCTGAAAATCGGCAATGATTCGAGCATCCAGTGGTGTTGTTCCCCGGCGGCGGCGGGGGGCATGCCGAGCATCTGCTCGACTTTCGGATGCAGCGACTCGGGAATTCCACCCAGCAGATTCCCCGACATCCGCGTCTGAATCGCCACGAAAACCAGAATCCCCGCCGCGATCACGGTCAGCATCGCTGGCATCGCCAACCACCAGCCCATGCCAAGTCCGCCCGGCGGCATGGTGGCATTCGAGTGACTGCGAGCCGTGCCAAATCGCCACGCCAGCAGCATTTCCAGCACCAATAACCCAAGCAAGATCAACAGGCACCAGCGAGCAATGGTGCTGCCAACCTGCGTTGTCCCGAGTTCTTCCGATTCGGACGAATTCACGCTGGATGGTACATTCTCCGGCTCATTCCAGGGTCGAATCTGACCGAGGGTGTCGACAATTTGCAACTCGCCCTCGGGTGCGGTGCCGATCAAATCGGTTCGATCCATGCGAAAGAGATCGCTTTCGTTCCCGCCCGATGCCCCGGTCATTGCCAAGTTGACGGCAAATAATCGGTCCATTCGCCCGCCAGGCACTTGCAGTCGCACCATGCCGGCATGATCGATTTCATCGAACAGAATCGATCCGGAATCCCCCAGAAGCCGAATGGTTTCCGAGCGAACATCGCCGACGGGCGGCAGCAGGCGAACGGGTAAGCCGCTCCAGGCTCCGAGCGTGCTTTCGGTGATCGGTTCGCCGACGGACAAATTCGTCCGCGATGTTCCCGAGACGGCGTAGCGGAACCATTCCTGCAGAAATGGCGGGTACGACGGCGAAAGCGGCCAACTGTTCCAATCGGGATTCAACGAGCTGGCAAAATAAAAGCATTTGCCGCGACCCACCGACCATTCCACGAGTGCCGCTTCGAGCGATTCGCCGGTCGATTGCGCTGCAGCGGGCATCGGTTTCGCATCGGTCTGCGGTTGCGTTCGGACGAAGTTGAGAATCCGCCGCGCGGCCGCTCGTTCCGGTAGATCCAACGGCAAATAGCGTTGAAATCGTGCCGAAAGGAGGCTGGCTCGCTCGGTATCATTCTGAAATCCGTTCAACGGCGGTCGACGCAGACTCTCCTCGGTGGGTGTGAGCGAGAAATATCCAGGGCGAGGCACATCGCGCACAGCTCGGAATGGAGCGGGGAGCACGCGTTGACCATCGCTCCAGGCGAGTTGTTGAAATGCCTCTACGGATCGGGCGAGATTCGGTCCCGCCGCCAAGAACAGACTCCCGCCGCGACGGAGAAAGCCTTCCAATCGCGCGAGTTCGCCACGCGATAATTGCGGCACATCGCAGCAGATCACCACATCGACTTGGCTCAAATCGCCTAAGCCCGGATCGGCAAATTCTGCCAGCGTGATCGTTCGCGGACGTGCGGGATAGCCGGCGATCCGCTTCCCCGCGGGGAACGGATTCAGCGCGCGGGCCACCCATTCGCTCGCTCGTTCGAGCGGCTGAGCACTTGGTTTGCCGTTCACCAGCAGCACCGGAATGGTATCCCGCGCTTGCACGGCCAGCAGCCGCTCATCGTCAATCGGCAGCGCATCGGAATCAATTCGCACCTGGAACAGATGATCCCCCGCTCCGGTGAAGCGATACGGGACCGCGACCGAGACCGTTCCCCCAACGGGGAGCGTGATGGTGCGTTCGGCAAATGGTCGAAAGACGGGTCGCTCCAATGGGGCATCGGTGCCGGAAGCGATTTCGCCCGCCAACCGACCGGTTGCCACACTGAAACTCACCCGGACAT
This DNA window, taken from Tuwongella immobilis, encodes the following:
- a CDS encoding VWA domain-containing protein, yielding MLMGIWGIVWVTPLTATLTALAAISLPVVIHLLNRRRYQVVNWAAMRFLLAAQQQRVRKLRLESWLLLLVRILILLALILAMAAVTPWADSIWRRLFPNAAVTLPASAIRTHRILVMDASYSMLTQTGEQTRWESAQKLASEWFQSAAPGDGFSLIVLKNPSEMVVAGPVDDRSKILAEIASMTPSHGNADLASGLNLLSDVLARSPGKYDRREILFASDLQRSTWSVVRSTAESTPMNSTRANSLAELWRQITTRAKIVFADVAQADVDNLAVIGCELADSLPLVGVDSAITATVQNFSGQERKDVRVSFSVATGRLAGEIASGTDAPLERPVFRPFAERTITLPVGGTVSVAVPYRFTGAGDHLFQVRIDSDALPIDDERLLAVQARDTIPVLLVNGKPSAQPLERASEWVARALNPFPAGKRIAGYPARPRTITLAEFADPGLGDLSQVDVVICCDVPQLSRGELARLEGFLRRGGSLFLAAGPNLARSVEAFQQLAWSDGQRVLPAPFRAVRDVPRPGYFSLTPTEESLRRPPLNGFQNDTERASLLSARFQRYLPLDLPERAAARRILNFVRTQPQTDAKPMPAAAQSTGESLEAALVEWSVGRGKCFYFASSLNPDWNSWPLSPSYPPFLQEWFRYAVSGTSRTNLSVGEPITESTLGAWSGLPVRLLPPVGDVRSETIRLLGDSGSILFDEIDHAGMVRLQVPGGRMDRLFAVNLAMTGASGGNESDLFRMDRTDLIGTAPEGELQIVDTLGQIRPWNEPENVPSSVNSSESEELGTTQVGSTIARWCLLILLGLLVLEMLLAWRFGTARSHSNATMPPGGLGMGWWLAMPAMLTVIAAGILVFVAIQTRMSGNLLGGIPESLHPKVEQMLGMPPAAAGEQHHWMLESLPIFSPTPTTERWILISFTVGLCGLIGLLYGLDFGLRRLPGRFRRGSMVLLAMLRLSLVAVILSILLPQLRLLLEREGLPELVVVIDDSRSMGTVDPTVAVPMRDRLASLIPGTQASQLNRLQLAQAIVAEGGPSELARLIRDRRVKLHIYRLSEQAVRLGQASEESALAPLQAEISQLTPTGTASQLGEGLTTILKSFRGASLTAAVVFTDGISTAGGSATASPDDLRMVGKLASRMGVPLFFVGLGDDRQPFDVALSDLQVEEVVNVNDRLVFEARLTVTGTPPSGKLERIPVILSEKQGDQWIERSREMVQPELGGKPVRIRLIHAPTETGDKQFELRIPVQTEERDLLNNRLERAITVMESRTLRVLLIEGTPRYEYRFLKTLLEREVDPVRGQKTVQLSSLLLDAHPEYSTQDRTALSSFPTQEELNTFDVVILGDCDPKQIPGGDRSWQMLVDFVRERGGGLVLLAGTQGNPRAYEQTPLAAVLPVTSEGIPPPLEANPLDALGANEREFRPELTPTGLGHPIFRFAPDDAENAQIWSNFPTLNWVARGYRRKLAAEVLAVHPDLAPEVGTGTTNDTRHPIVVQQFVGSGRVLFLGIDETWRWRYRKNERMYNQFWIQVLRAVSRNRLSKIDLRLDRQSDYRRDEPIRVMVRFPDDAPAPLDSQPVQVQVTRQPTDPAARAIQERDTQLLTLAKREGTRATFESLLTRTPEGEYRFELVTPPTTTSRPAVTTRVLPPAGEMDELRMNRVEMERAAAESRGQFLTLADVDTLIDRLPEASPIPLNQPRPPWIIWNHSVIFALMLGLFGIEWLARKRLNLV